DNA sequence from the Candidatus Methylomirabilota bacterium genome:
CCGGCTGTCCGACATCCTCCGCGACCTCGAAGCCGACGAGTCCGCTCCGGCGCCCCCCGGGGCGACCCAAGGCCCGGTCGTCACGATGGCCGTCGAGCCCGGTCCGAGCCGGCCGATGGCGGAAGGCCACACTGCCGGCGCGTCGCTCCAGATCCCCGCGCCGCCCTCGGGGCGGCCCAGCCCCTTCGCAGCCAGGGGGCGCTCAGGCGCCGGCGGCCGCGGCGGGCTCGTCGTTCCCGGCATGGGTCGCATCACCGAGCTCAAGCCGGCGGACGCGAGCGCGCTGTCGGATTTGGACTCCATGTGGAGGGCCGAGGCCGAGCCGCTCCTCGGCAAGCGCGTCCTCGTGGCGGTGCGCAACGCGCGCGATCCCATGAAGGGCATCCTGGCCCAGGTGACCCAGGACGGCGTCATCCTCGACCAGAGCGGCAACAAGGTCGGCATCACCTACACGCGGGTGTCGACGATAGAAGCGGACACGACCCCCGACCCGGCCTAGCGGTTTCTAAGCGGCGCGCAAGGGTCGGGGCGCTCGACGCGAGGCCTCGGCCAGACGATGTGGTTGGCCGGCGCCGCCCGGCCGGTTTCCTCCGCTCCCGCCTCGACAAAGTCCACGATCAGCTGTCGGGCACCGGGCCGCAGCGCATCGACCTGATCGGCAAGACCCCCCGGCGCCTGATGCCCGCGCCCGACGATGACCACCACCTGCGGCGCCCGCTCGAGAGCCTGGAGGATCCGCCGCGCCATGGTGACGTTGCGCGCGTGCCAGGCGTCCACCATGCTAGGCACCGCGCCCGCCGGCAGGAGGCCGCAGTGGGCGGCCTCGATGTCGCGCGCGATGCCCCGCTCGCGATCGGCTTCCGGAGCCAGGCGCGAGACAAGCCTGATTCGCTCGTCGGCAGGCAGGGAGCCCAGCCCTTCCTTGGCGATGCGGCGCACCGTCCGCTGGTCCAGGTCGATCGCGACGAGCGGCAGGCCGTCGCGCCTTGCCTGGTCGAAGAGCGGCCGGTACATCTCGAAGTCGGGCCAGCTGCGGTCAACCCACCCAAGACGCTTCCCGACCGCGGCCGGGTCGGCGCCGTCGCGCATCGCCAGGTCCACAGCGGGCTGCTGGTCCTGGGCCAGCATCTCGAAGGCGAGGGCCGGCCGCGCGCCTCCGGCCAGCATGGCCTCGAGCACGCGCGCCTGGTCCATGTGGTGGTAGGGGTTGTCGTGGGATTCGCCGAGATAGACGATCTGGACCTCCCGCGCCCGGGCCGCGATACGGCGCGCGACAGCGGCTGGATCGTCGTCGAGCGATGGCGCCGCCGCGGCGCAACCCGCCATGGCGAGCGCGGCGGCGAGGCGCCGAGCAACCGAAGCCCGGATCACCCGAAGCTGAGCCGGGCGCCGTGGGTGAGGCGCGGATCGAGCGCGGCGCCAGGCGGGCCCCCGGTGAAGCGCGCGGCGTAGGGCCGGGGCCCGCGCGAGTCGACCCACTGGCCGATCTGCCCGCGTCCGTGACGGGGCTGCCCGCGTTCGGTTCTGGGCTGCCCGCGTTCGGTTCTGGGCTGAAGGAATTCCAGCGCGTGCGGGCCAATCGCGAAGCGCACACCGTCGGCGTCGAGGTCGTCGCGGTGGAGCGCCTCGCCCGGGCGCCCCAGCGCCGCCTCGTACCAGCCTTTCGCCTCGCCCACGCTCGCGACGGCCACCGTCACCGCCGCGAGACCCGTGACGCCGTTGGCATGACGGCTCTCCGGCGGCACGCGTTCGGCCCGCGGCCCCTCGTCACGGATGAGAAACGGGGCCACGCCGCGCTGCGGCCCTTCCGCGAGCGCCAGCACCCACCTGACAGCAAAGCCGTCGGGGCGCGTGCGCACCGAGGGTTTCGGATCCGTCATCGCTACCCCGGCGCGTCGGAAGGCCCCAGTGGCGGCGGCGAGGTCGTCGGTCTGCAGGCAGTAGTCCACGAGCCCGCCGCCGCGCCCGAGCGCCGTCCACCAGCGATGCTCAGGGTACGGCTCGTGGAAGGCGATCAGCTCGATGTAGGCGCCGGCGGCGAGCGCGATGAGCGCATTGTGGGTGCCGGCGGCGTGGCGACCGCCCGGCACGACGGAAAAGCCGAGCGCCGCGAGATCGCCGACGGCGATGACGAAATGGTCCACGCCGAGGAGCATCAGGCTCGGATCCTTCGGCGGAGCGCGTCCAGCGCGTGGCGGTAGCGCGGGTCGCCGGGCTCCAGGCGCGCGGCTTCCCGGCACGCGGCCAGCGCTTCGTCCGTTCGGCCGAGCCTCTCGAGCACGGCGGCCAGCCGCGCATGGGCCTCGGCGTGCTCCGGACTGATCCGTATGGCCTCGCGGTAGGCCGCCTCGCACTCGGCGTGCTTGCCCTGTTTCTCGAGCGCTGCCCAGAGATTGAAGTGGCTCTGCGCGTCTCCGGGGCGGAGCCTGAGTGCTTCGCGGAGCGCCGCCTCGGCTTCCGCATCGAGCCCCAGGGCCAGCAGGACGCGCCCTAGGCTCCGGTGCGATCCGACCCGGTGCGGCTTGACGCGAACGGCCTCGCGGAATATCTCGGCGGCCTCGGCGAGCCTTCCCTGCTCGCTCAGGACCTCGCCCAGGTCGGCCCATGCCCGCGCATAGGCGGAATTGAGCCTCACAGCCTCGCGGAACGCTGCCTCGGCCGGCTCGTAGCGTCCCAGGAAGTAGAGACCCATGCCCAGGCCCCGGTGAAGCGCCGCGCCGTCCGGCTTGAGTCTCAACGCCTCGCGATATGCCGCCTCGGACTCCGCGTAGCGCCCCTGGCGGCCCAGGCCCAATGCCAGGTTGCCCCAGGCCACGATGTCGGACGGGCTCAGCCGTATGGCGTCGCGCAGGGCCGTTTCGGCCTCGGCGTGGCGCCCCTGGCGGCCGAGCGCGATGCCGAGGTCGAGGTGGTGGTCGGGATTCTCGGGCGCGAGCCGCACCGCCTCGCGGAAGGCGGCCTCAGCATTGGCCTCGAGCCCTTGCGCCTCGAAGGCGACGCCGAGCGCCGCGTAGAGGTGGGCGTCGGTGGGCCGGAACGCCAGCGCGCGCGCATAGGCCTGTGCCTCCTGCTCCCAGTCACCCTGGCGCCGGCACACGGCCGCGAGACCCAGCCAGGCCGCGACGTCGTCACCGTCAAGCTGGAGCGCCTGCTCGAAGGCCGCCGCGGCATCGGGCAGCCGGCCCAGTCTCTCGA
Encoded proteins:
- a CDS encoding ChaN family lipoprotein; this encodes MIRASVARRLAAALAMAGCAAAAPSLDDDPAAVARRIAARAREVQIVYLGESHDNPYHHMDQARVLEAMLAGGARPALAFEMLAQDQQPAVDLAMRDGADPAAVGKRLGWVDRSWPDFEMYRPLFDQARRDGLPLVAIDLDQRTVRRIAKEGLGSLPADERIRLVSRLAPEADRERGIARDIEAAHCGLLPAGAVPSMVDAWHARNVTMARRILQALERAPQVVVIVGRGHQAPGGLADQVDALRPGARQLIVDFVEAGAEETGRAAPANHIVWPRPRVERPDPCAPLRNR
- a CDS encoding VOC family protein, encoding MLLGVDHFVIAVGDLAALGFSVVPGGRHAAGTHNALIALAAGAYIELIAFHEPYPEHRWWTALGRGGGLVDYCLQTDDLAAATGAFRRAGVAMTDPKPSVRTRPDGFAVRWVLALAEGPQRGVAPFLIRDEGPRAERVPPESRHANGVTGLAAVTVAVASVGEAKGWYEAALGRPGEALHRDDLDADGVRFAIGPHALEFLQPRTERGQPRTERGQPRHGRGQIGQWVDSRGPRPYAARFTGGPPGAALDPRLTHGARLSFG
- a CDS encoding tetratricopeptide repeat protein, whose amino-acid sequence is MSPSRSERVTAPGVSGAAALKEAARALTGGRFAEAESLCRAALAGNPRHAQLRATLGAALRRQRRPEEAEAEFREVARLWPRSPAAHVDLGAVLLEQRRWGEAAAALRAALGLAPRTVEAHFKLGLALEHMRLWADAEAAYREAARLKPRHALAHLRLGLVCRRQGRAAEEEAALRHAVGLAPAVADAHVNLARALAVQGRYAEAEAAFREALARAPRHAIAHDGLGVVLMAQGRLEEAAYALEEAHRIEPARLRTLVHLADALRRARRSSQAATRYREAIRQRPGLARLHGCLGLTLWRLRRYGEAAGAWRDATRLEPARGLWHRWLGLVLERLGRLPDAAAAFEQALQLDGDDVAAWLGLAAVCRRQGDWEQEAQAYARALAFRPTDAHLYAALGVAFEAQGLEANAEAAFREAVRLAPENPDHHLDLGIALGRQGRHAEAETALRDAIRLSPSDIVAWGNLALGLGRQGRYAESEAAYREALRLKPDGAALHRGLGMGLYFLGRYEPAEAAFREAVRLNSAYARAWADLGEVLSEQGRLAEAAEIFREAVRVKPHRVGSHRSLGRVLLALGLDAEAEAALREALRLRPGDAQSHFNLWAALEKQGKHAECEAAYREAIRISPEHAEAHARLAAVLERLGRTDEALAACREAARLEPGDPRYRHALDALRRRIRA